The Xiphophorus couchianus chromosome 5, X_couchianus-1.0, whole genome shotgun sequence genome includes a region encoding these proteins:
- the odad3 gene encoding coiled-coil domain-containing protein 151 produces MLSFGPNVRLSLQEQKAELQDKIQLLESEGTAFYERSQSVIKKNHEIILQLRPANQKLHKELAQVDQHNLSKQKAVSKLEQELLFRRRRLDALTHTTLSYQQRLDELRIEEERRNQEHSMAAMSTVAWEFELEEDARNFRMLENRLDKFQFKCKEAEKCKMINMKLKTQMQDEFRCYGAQIDNLEKELLKYRQEFHNLEALNMEAYLSKTTAEAELHQLEEQLLKEHKERESNIARLRQKVDQRKVQSEKPDKKVQRTVLEVDELDSEAQQSTRIIPEEEKANPIFEEILKNLKEAIGVSDLQDVVEHFTLEKENCERLENLKKQNDEALEKLKEEKELLSKQFDQMKYSGEAKLSSEMLKLEECVQQLQIQLQRRDADAERLADNVKALGAIRAGVEHLAGKLQDTSLMEDKPFKSSPTSDEFVLELLNQCDAKLQILLKELEGMDMASVMKEIEEDEFYTTIEGRLPKTNTKVKVPYKPIKDMGKEEGELKDDEFDIITRDALKRQSQLIIESNLSKKPWKK; encoded by the exons atgttgtcttttggTCCAAACGTGAGACTGTCACTGCAGGAACAGAAAGCGGAGCTTCAAGATAAAATTCAGTTGCTGG AGAGCGAAGGGACTGCGTTTTATGAGCGTTCTCAGTCCGTTATCAAGAAGAACCATGAGATCATCCTCCAACTGAGGCCGGCGAACCAGAAGCTGCACAAAGAACTGGCTCAG GTTGATCAACACAACTTGTCAAAACAG aaagcagtTTCAAAACTAGAGCAAGAGCTGCTGTTCCGGAGAAGACGTCTCGATGCCCTAACCCACACCACCCTGAGCTACCAGCAGCGCCTTGATGAGCTCAGAatagaagaagagagaagaaacCAGGAGCACAGCATGGCAGCTATGTCCACTGTAGCTTGGGAGTTTGAGCTAGAGGAAGACGCAAGG AATTTTCGTATGCTGGAGAACCGTCTGGATAAATTTCAATTCAAGTGCAAGGAGGCTGAAAAATGCAAGATGATCAACATGAAGCTCAAGACACAGATGCAG GATGAGTTTCGGTGCTATGGAGCACAGATCGacaatttagaaaaagaatTGCTGAAGTACAGACAGGAGTTTCACAACCTGGAGGCCCTAAATATGGAGGCTTACCTCTCAAAAACAACTGCTGAG GCTGAGTTACACCAGCTGGAGGAACAGCTGTTGAAAGAACACAAGGAGAGAGAAAGTAACATAGCAAGGTTAAGGCAGAAAGTTGATCAGCGCAAGGTTCAGTCTGAAAAGCCTGACAAAAAG GTACAGAGAACAGTTCTGGAGGTAGATGAGTTGGATAGCGAGGCCCAGCAAAGCACCAGGATCATACCTGAAGAAGAGAAAGCCAACCCCATCTTTGAGGAGATCTTGAAGAACCTCAAGGAAGCCATTGGAGTCTCAGATTTGCAG GACGTTGTGGAGCATTTTACCTTAGAGAAGGAGAATTGTGAACGTTTAGAGAATCTAAAGAAACAGAATGACGAGGCTCTGGAGAagctgaaggaggagaaggagctGCTTAGCAAACAGTTTGATCAAATGAAATACTCTGGGGAGGCCAAGCTGTCCAG tGAGATGCTGAAGTTGGAGGAGTgtgtgcagcagctgcagatccAGCTACAGAGACGTGATGCAGACGCAGAGCGCCTGGCCGACAATGTGAAGGCCCTCGGCGCCATCAGAGCCGGAGTTGAGCACCTGGCAGGGAAACTGCAGGACACCTCTCTT ATGGAGGACAAACCTTTCAAATCCTCCCCAACTTCAGATGAGTTTGTGCTGGAGCTTTTGAACCAGTGTGATGCGAAACTGCAGATCTTACTAAAGGAGCTTGAAGGGATGGACATGGCCTCTGTCATGAAGGAGATAGAAGAAGATGAG TTCTACACCACAATTGAAGGGAGGCTTCCCAAGACCAACACAAAAGTGAAAGTGCCATACAAACCAATAAAGGACATGGGCAAAGAAG AGGGTGAACTCAAAGATGATGAGTTTGACATCATAACACGAGATGCCCTGAAGCGTCAGTCTCAGCTCATCATTGAATCCAACTTGAGCAAAAAGCCTTGGAAAAAATAA